A single region of the Devosia sp. FJ2-5-3 genome encodes:
- the cysP gene encoding thiosulfate ABC transporter substrate-binding protein CysP yields the protein MNKLVTSAVLALAIGTTPALAQPTDLLNVSYDIARELYEAVNLEFVPHYKAEHGVDLTVNQSHAGSSAQARSILEGLQADLVTFNQVTDIQKLADEGFVSANWQEEFPNNASPYYSLPAFLVRADNPKNIAGWADLARDDVAVIFPNPKTSGNARYTYLAARAWANEEFAGDEAQIEAYLTKVFSNVPVFETGGRGATTAFTERELGDVLITFEAEVHGIRKLLGEDKYDAVVPEVSLLAEFPVAVVDKVADARGSQEIATEYLNYLYSPAGQEILATFFNRVHDEAVVAAHAESFPEVRLLTVEEVFGGWDKVSTEHFAEGGLLDKVFLNQ from the coding sequence ATGAACAAGCTGGTTACCTCTGCCGTATTGGCCCTTGCCATCGGCACCACTCCTGCCCTGGCTCAACCGACCGATCTGCTCAACGTGTCCTATGACATCGCCCGCGAACTCTATGAGGCGGTGAACCTGGAATTCGTGCCCCACTACAAGGCCGAGCACGGTGTCGATCTCACGGTCAACCAGTCCCATGCCGGCTCCTCGGCACAGGCACGCTCCATTCTGGAGGGCCTTCAGGCCGATCTCGTCACCTTCAACCAGGTGACCGATATCCAGAAGCTCGCCGATGAAGGCTTCGTTTCGGCCAATTGGCAGGAAGAATTCCCCAACAACGCCTCGCCCTATTACTCTCTGCCGGCGTTCCTGGTGCGCGCCGACAACCCCAAGAACATCGCCGGCTGGGCCGATCTGGCCCGCGACGACGTTGCGGTGATCTTCCCCAACCCCAAGACATCCGGCAATGCGCGCTACACCTATCTGGCCGCGCGCGCCTGGGCGAATGAGGAATTCGCGGGCGACGAAGCCCAGATCGAGGCCTATCTGACCAAGGTCTTCAGCAATGTGCCGGTGTTCGAGACTGGCGGCCGTGGCGCCACCACTGCATTCACCGAACGCGAACTGGGCGACGTGCTGATCACCTTCGAAGCCGAAGTTCACGGCATTCGCAAGCTTCTGGGCGAAGACAAGTACGACGCCGTCGTGCCGGAAGTGAGCCTCCTGGCGGAATTCCCCGTGGCCGTGGTCGACAAGGTCGCTGATGCCCGTGGCAGCCAGGAAATCGCCACCGAATATCTGAACTATCTGTATTCGCCTGCCGGTCAGGAAATCCTCGCGACCTTCTTCAACCGCGTGCATGACGAAGCCGTCGTAGCCGCCCACGCCGAGAGCTTCCCGGAAGTGCGCCTGCTCACCGTCGAAGAGGTATTCGGCGGTTGGGACAAGGTCTCCACCGAGCACTTCGCCGAAGGTGGCCTGCTCGACAAGGTCTTCCTCAACCAGTAG
- the folB gene encoding dihydroneopterin aldolase — MTTAFSGDRIILRDLGFYGYHGVFEEEKKLGQRFFIELECGLDLSGPASSDALGHTVSYADIFDVVKATFDGKRTKLIEALAQNIVNALFETFDEINWIIIRVRKPEAPIAMVRGEAAIELHRVRPQ, encoded by the coding sequence ATGACCACCGCATTTTCCGGCGACCGCATCATCCTTCGTGATCTGGGCTTTTACGGCTACCACGGCGTTTTCGAGGAAGAGAAGAAGCTCGGCCAGCGATTCTTCATCGAGCTCGAATGTGGTCTCGACCTGTCTGGCCCCGCGAGCAGTGATGCGCTCGGCCACACAGTCTCCTACGCCGACATTTTCGACGTGGTGAAAGCAACTTTCGACGGCAAGCGCACCAAGCTGATCGAGGCGCTGGCGCAGAATATCGTCAACGCCCTGTTCGAAACCTTCGACGAAATCAACTGGATCATTATCCGGGTGCGCAAGCCCGAGGCACCGATTGCCATGGTGCGGGGCGAAGCGGCGATCGAACTCCACCGCGTGAGGCCGCAATAA
- a CDS encoding DoxX family protein, whose protein sequence is MFDRLSAYAPQALAVLRIVTALLFIAHGTQKLLGFPAAEFAPPMFSIFWFAGVIEIVTGILVAIGLFTRPAAFLASGTMAVAYWMAHAPANFFPTNNGGDAAILFCFVFLYLVFAGPGAWSVDKK, encoded by the coding sequence TTGTTCGACCGACTCTCTGCCTATGCGCCGCAGGCTCTAGCCGTCCTGCGCATCGTCACTGCCCTGCTGTTCATCGCCCACGGCACACAGAAGCTTCTCGGTTTCCCGGCCGCCGAATTCGCGCCGCCGATGTTCTCGATCTTCTGGTTTGCCGGGGTCATCGAAATCGTGACCGGCATCCTGGTCGCCATTGGCCTGTTCACACGGCCCGCCGCGTTCCTGGCTTCCGGCACCATGGCCGTCGCCTATTGGATGGCGCATGCCCCGGCAAATTTCTTCCCCACCAATAACGGCGGCGATGCAGCGATCCTGTTCTGTTTCGTCTTCCTCTACCTCGTGTTTGCGGGTCCTGGCGCCTGGAGCGTCGACAAGAAGTAA
- a CDS encoding DUF4282 domain-containing protein, which produces MTLDDLKRLFTRQTLFRLDAILSPRLVPILYALGLAGILLWAINHFFYRFGTGFGNGLWGILEILVFGLIALVGLRIGCEALIVWFKTHESTGETVSRTRFSSSLLDEVRDAIRELAEEGDETDYAEADEYFTPATEPVPHSSSPAREPSVTPGEPFKARRTARRSPPHSLT; this is translated from the coding sequence ATGACACTGGACGATCTGAAACGTCTCTTCACCCGCCAGACATTGTTCCGGCTCGACGCAATCCTGTCACCGCGCCTGGTGCCGATTCTTTATGCCCTTGGCCTGGCCGGCATATTGCTCTGGGCCATCAACCATTTTTTCTACCGGTTCGGCACGGGTTTCGGGAACGGGCTTTGGGGTATCCTCGAGATCCTGGTGTTCGGATTGATCGCGCTGGTCGGCCTGCGCATTGGCTGTGAAGCGCTGATCGTCTGGTTCAAAACCCATGAAAGTACGGGCGAGACAGTCAGTCGGACGCGGTTCTCATCTTCATTGCTCGATGAGGTCCGCGATGCCATTCGCGAACTGGCCGAAGAGGGCGACGAAACCGACTATGCCGAAGCCGACGAATATTTCACACCCGCCACCGAGCCTGTGCCGCACAGCTCCTCACCGGCGCGGGAGCCATCGGTAACGCCGGGCGAACCGTTCAAGGCCCGACGCACTGCAAGACGCAGCCCACCCCACTCCCTCACCTGA
- the rimO gene encoding 30S ribosomal protein S12 methylthiotransferase RimO, with protein MTQAPKIGLVSLGCPKALVDSERIMTTLRAQGYSFSRDYAGADIVLVNTCGFLDSAKQESLEAIGEALNENGKVIVTGCLGVEENLIRETHPSVLAITGPHQYESVVAAVHNHLPPVPNRFVDLVPESGLKLTPRHYAYLKISEGCNNRCSFCIIPQIRGDLVSRPAAGILSEAEGLIRSGVKELLVISQDTSAYGVDVKYATSKYRGREVKAKFYDLAKELGELGAWVRLHYVYPYPHVDQVIELMAEGLVLPYLDIPFQHAAPNVLKSMRRPANQEKTLDRIKNWRDICPDLTIRSNFIVGYPGETDEDFEFLLDWLEEAEIDRAGCFKYEPVTGAPANELEGIVPDEVKEERFAQLMEVAQDVSYHQLQKKVGRTIDVIVDDVRPEENRAIARSKWDAPEIDGQVIVDNANGIKIGDIVSVTVTDNDEYDLFATPATN; from the coding sequence ATGACTCAGGCGCCAAAAATCGGCCTTGTCAGCCTCGGCTGTCCCAAGGCTCTCGTGGACAGCGAACGGATCATGACCACGCTGCGGGCCCAGGGCTATTCATTTAGCCGGGATTATGCCGGCGCCGACATCGTCCTCGTGAACACGTGTGGCTTTCTCGACAGCGCCAAGCAGGAGAGCCTCGAGGCTATCGGCGAGGCGCTCAATGAAAACGGCAAGGTGATCGTTACAGGGTGCCTGGGCGTCGAGGAAAACCTCATCCGCGAAACCCATCCCAGTGTGCTCGCCATTACCGGCCCGCACCAGTATGAGAGCGTGGTTGCGGCGGTGCACAACCATTTGCCGCCCGTGCCGAACCGTTTCGTGGACCTCGTGCCCGAAAGCGGGCTCAAGCTGACGCCACGTCACTACGCCTATCTCAAGATTTCCGAGGGCTGCAACAATCGCTGTTCGTTCTGCATCATCCCGCAGATTCGCGGCGATCTCGTTTCGCGTCCCGCCGCCGGCATTCTTTCGGAAGCCGAAGGCCTGATCCGCTCCGGCGTCAAGGAATTGCTGGTCATCTCGCAAGACACCAGCGCCTATGGCGTCGACGTCAAATACGCGACCTCGAAGTATCGCGGCCGCGAGGTCAAGGCCAAGTTCTATGACCTTGCCAAGGAACTGGGCGAGCTGGGGGCCTGGGTGCGCCTGCACTATGTGTACCCCTACCCTCACGTCGACCAGGTGATCGAGCTGATGGCAGAGGGCCTCGTGCTCCCCTATCTCGACATCCCGTTCCAGCACGCCGCTCCGAACGTGCTCAAGTCGATGCGTCGCCCGGCCAACCAGGAAAAGACCCTGGACCGGATCAAGAACTGGCGCGACATCTGTCCCGATCTTACCATCCGCTCCAATTTCATCGTCGGCTATCCCGGCGAGACGGACGAGGATTTCGAGTTCCTGCTCGACTGGCTGGAAGAGGCCGAGATCGATCGTGCCGGCTGCTTCAAGTACGAGCCCGTCACCGGTGCGCCCGCCAATGAACTCGAGGGCATCGTTCCCGACGAGGTAAAGGAAGAGCGCTTTGCCCAGTTGATGGAAGTGGCGCAGGACGTCTCCTACCACCAGCTGCAGAAGAAGGTCGGCCGCACCATCGACGTTATCGTCGATGACGTTCGCCCCGAAGAGAACCGCGCCATTGCCCGCTCAAAATGGGATGCGCCGGAGATCGACGGACAGGTGATCGTCGACAATGCCAACGGCATCAAGATCGGCGATATCGTCTCGGTCACGGTCACCGACAATGACGAATACGATCTGTTCGCCACGCCGGCCACGAACTGA
- a CDS encoding GlsB/YeaQ/YmgE family stress response membrane protein, with the protein MGFDGVGWIAAIIIGGVAGWLASMFMNAGGGVLKNVILGIVGAIIASLVFGLLGISFGGWVGYLIAGFIGACIIIFIGRAVSK; encoded by the coding sequence ATGGGTTTTGACGGAGTGGGTTGGATTGCCGCCATCATAATTGGTGGCGTCGCTGGATGGCTCGCGAGCATGTTCATGAATGCGGGGGGCGGCGTTCTCAAAAACGTCATTCTCGGCATTGTCGGCGCGATTATCGCAAGCCTGGTTTTCGGACTTCTGGGCATCTCCTTTGGTGGATGGGTGGGTTACCTCATCGCCGGGTTCATTGGCGCCTGCATCATCATCTTCATCGGCAGAGCCGTTTCGAAATAG
- the folP gene encoding dihydropteroate synthase: MHSSHTIALANRPPLVLGRRALVMGILNVTPDSFSDGGQHDGVAAALAHAQAMLAEGADIIDVGGESTRPGGAPVGVQEELDRVIPVIQALRSAGIATPISIDTYKPLVADQAIQAGADIINDVNGLQGPPEMAEIAALYQAPVIAMHWDRSWTAQTEPLPAMADYFHSTLAIAKRAGLPREKLILDPGFGFAKSLKQNYTILRQLADLRIDFPDLALLVGTSRKSMIGKLLDNEPQERLPGTLATTALGYAMGGHIFRVHDVRANSDVLRVSEATLYGPPDTGN, translated from the coding sequence ATGCACAGCAGCCACACAATCGCTCTCGCCAATCGACCACCGCTGGTCCTCGGACGGCGTGCCCTGGTCATGGGCATTCTCAATGTGACGCCGGATAGTTTTTCCGATGGTGGCCAGCACGACGGTGTTGCGGCAGCGCTGGCCCATGCCCAGGCCATGCTGGCGGAAGGCGCCGACATCATCGACGTAGGGGGCGAGAGTACGCGGCCCGGCGGGGCGCCGGTGGGTGTCCAGGAAGAACTCGACCGCGTCATCCCGGTAATCCAGGCCCTCCGCAGCGCCGGTATCGCGACCCCGATCTCCATCGACACCTACAAGCCGCTCGTGGCCGACCAGGCTATCCAGGCGGGTGCCGACATCATCAACGACGTAAACGGCTTGCAAGGACCACCGGAGATGGCGGAAATCGCCGCCCTCTACCAGGCGCCGGTGATTGCCATGCACTGGGACCGGAGCTGGACAGCGCAAACCGAACCCCTGCCCGCCATGGCCGATTATTTCCATTCAACGCTCGCCATTGCCAAACGGGCGGGCCTCCCACGCGAAAAGCTAATTCTCGATCCCGGCTTCGGCTTTGCCAAAAGCCTCAAGCAGAACTACACGATCCTGCGCCAACTGGCTGATCTCAGAATCGATTTTCCGGATCTGGCCTTGCTCGTCGGCACATCCCGAAAGTCGATGATCGGCAAATTGCTGGACAACGAACCTCAGGAGAGACTACCGGGAACACTGGCCACCACCGCGCTCGGTTATGCGATGGGTGGCCATATCTTTCGCGTCCATGATGTGCGCGCCAATTCCGATGTGCTTCGGGTCTCCGAGGCCACGCTCTACGGCCCACCGGACACAGGGAACTAG
- the lipB gene encoding lipoyl(octanoyl) transferase LipB has product MEVLTPSAEACQIRSKLHRDDAEAVEWRIFDGPQDYPAMLSAMEERAGLVAAGQASEAVWLLEHPALYTAGTSARPEDLLSQRFPVHPAGRGGQYTYHGPGQRVAYVMLDLTKRGRDIRCLVNGLEQWVIDTLASHNIIGERREGRVGVWVQRPDKGAGREDKIAAIGVRVRKWVTFHGISLNVDPDLSHYDGIVPCGIVDQGVTSFEDLGQLVTLPEVDSVLRARFEEIFGPTRTATATLAGPALADHFG; this is encoded by the coding sequence ATGGAAGTCTTAACGCCCAGCGCCGAAGCGTGCCAAATTCGTTCGAAACTGCATCGCGATGACGCAGAAGCGGTCGAGTGGCGCATTTTTGATGGTCCTCAGGACTATCCCGCAATGCTCTCTGCCATGGAAGAGCGGGCCGGGCTGGTCGCTGCCGGCCAGGCCTCCGAGGCGGTGTGGCTCTTGGAACACCCTGCCCTCTATACCGCTGGCACCTCGGCGCGTCCGGAAGATCTCCTGTCGCAGCGGTTTCCGGTCCATCCTGCGGGCCGGGGCGGTCAATACACCTATCACGGGCCCGGGCAGCGCGTGGCCTATGTCATGCTCGATCTGACAAAACGCGGCCGCGATATCCGCTGCCTTGTAAACGGCCTCGAGCAATGGGTTATCGACACACTGGCCAGCCACAATATCATTGGCGAGCGTCGGGAGGGGCGCGTCGGGGTCTGGGTGCAGCGGCCGGACAAGGGTGCCGGGCGCGAGGACAAGATTGCGGCAATCGGCGTGCGCGTGCGCAAATGGGTGACTTTTCATGGCATATCGCTCAACGTCGACCCGGATCTGAGCCATTACGATGGCATCGTGCCCTGTGGGATTGTAGATCAGGGCGTGACGAGTTTTGAAGATCTGGGGCAATTGGTGACCCTGCCGGAGGTCGATTCTGTGCTTCGGGCGCGCTTCGAAGAGATTTTCGGTCCCACCAGAACTGCTACCGCGACGCTGGCCGGGCCTGCCCTGGCCGACCACTTTGGCTGA
- the cysW gene encoding sulfate ABC transporter permease subunit CysW produces the protein MAARSVGEIALISIAVVAAAVTLAVPLAIIFAFALREGLGTYVANITQPHTLHAIWLTVITAIIVVPINMAVGVALAWLVTRFRFRGRDLLVTVIELPAAVSPIVAGVVYLFLYGGQGLLGPTLQSASVQIMFTPLAIVLVSLFVTAPYVARELIPLMRQQGTEDEEAALSLGANGWQMFWHVTLPNIRWGLIYGAILTNARVMGEFGAVSVVSGAIRGQTNTLPLQINLLFNDFNITGAFAAASTLALIAVLTLVLKSALEAWEER, from the coding sequence ATGGCCGCCCGTTCCGTCGGCGAAATCGCGCTGATCTCCATCGCTGTCGTCGCGGCGGCCGTCACCCTGGCCGTCCCGCTGGCAATCATTTTCGCCTTCGCCCTGCGCGAGGGTCTCGGCACTTACGTCGCGAACATCACCCAACCCCATACGCTGCACGCGATCTGGCTGACCGTCATCACGGCAATCATCGTCGTGCCGATCAACATGGCGGTCGGCGTGGCGCTCGCGTGGCTCGTGACCCGCTTCCGTTTCCGCGGTCGCGACCTCCTGGTCACCGTCATCGAGCTGCCGGCGGCCGTCAGTCCGATCGTGGCGGGCGTGGTCTATCTCTTCCTCTATGGCGGCCAGGGCCTTCTTGGCCCGACGCTCCAGTCTGCCAGCGTGCAGATCATGTTCACGCCGCTCGCCATCGTGCTGGTGAGCCTCTTCGTCACCGCGCCTTATGTGGCACGTGAACTCATACCCCTCATGCGCCAGCAGGGCACGGAGGACGAAGAGGCAGCGCTTTCGCTGGGTGCCAATGGCTGGCAGATGTTCTGGCACGTCACCCTCCCCAATATCCGCTGGGGGCTCATCTACGGCGCTATCCTCACCAATGCGCGGGTCATGGGTGAGTTCGGGGCAGTTTCCGTGGTCTCTGGCGCCATTCGTGGCCAAACCAATACCTTGCCCTTGCAGATCAATCTGCTTTTCAACGACTTCAACATCACCGGGGCCTTTGCCGCCGCCTCGACCCTGGCGCTGATCGCCGTTTTGACACTTGTGCTGAAATCGGCGCTGGAGGCCTGGGAAGAACGGTAG
- the cysT gene encoding sulfate ABC transporter permease subunit CysT gives MAYKRSKHLLPGFGLTMGVSLFYLTLIIVLPLAAMLLKVAGMGLPEFWRIITSNRALAAYRITFSSALIATIINGVLGLLLAWVLTRYRFPGRRVLDALVDLPFALPTAVAGLVLVTLFAKTGWYGQFLEPNGIKVNYSQLGIIAAMTFTSIPFVVRAVQPVLEEVDDDLENAARTLGASRWQIFARVIWPTIMPAFIGGCVLSFARSLGEFGAVVFIAGNLPGVTEIVSLLIYIRLDEYNYEAAAALAFVLLVVAFLAMICTNMLGVWQTRYAERRS, from the coding sequence ATGGCTTACAAACGCAGCAAACACCTGCTGCCCGGCTTCGGGCTGACCATGGGCGTGTCCCTGTTTTATCTCACGCTCATCATCGTTCTGCCGCTGGCGGCGATGCTGCTCAAGGTCGCCGGCATGGGCCTGCCGGAATTCTGGCGCATCATCACCTCGAACCGCGCACTCGCCGCCTATCGCATCACCTTCAGCTCGGCGCTTATCGCCACGATCATCAATGGGGTGCTCGGCCTCCTGCTCGCCTGGGTCCTCACGCGCTATCGCTTTCCGGGCCGTCGAGTTCTCGACGCCCTGGTGGACCTGCCTTTCGCCCTGCCCACCGCGGTTGCCGGGCTGGTTCTGGTGACGCTCTTTGCCAAGACAGGTTGGTATGGCCAGTTCCTCGAACCCAATGGCATCAAGGTCAACTATAGCCAGTTGGGCATTATCGCCGCGATGACCTTCACCTCCATCCCCTTCGTGGTGCGCGCCGTGCAGCCAGTACTTGAAGAGGTCGATGACGACCTCGAAAATGCAGCAAGGACGCTCGGCGCCAGTCGCTGGCAGATTTTCGCGCGGGTGATCTGGCCCACCATCATGCCCGCGTTCATCGGTGGGTGCGTTCTATCCTTTGCGCGTTCGCTCGGCGAATTCGGCGCCGTGGTGTTCATTGCCGGCAATCTTCCGGGCGTGACCGAGATCGTGTCGCTGCTCATCTATATCCGGCTGGATGAGTATAATTACGAGGCGGCGGCCGCCTTGGCCTTCGTGCTGCTGGTCGTAGCCTTCCTGGCCATGATCTGCACCAACATGCTGGGCGTCTGGCAGACGCGCTACGCCGAGCGGAGAAGCTGA
- a CDS encoding esterase has translation MRQLITTLGRFDRDQLGLILPHEHVFVDLRTPDQPGYAEAEADDVIRLMAPEIEAIKAQGVTALVECSTGGVGLRVDIDLAVSKATGLPIVVPTGNYREPWIPDWVAEASLEALEAWMVGELTEGIGDTGVVAAWIKVSAGDDGITPLETRILRAAARASARTGAIIGSHTIKGRVVLDQLDIIASEGGSAERFISIHTQEEKDFGLHREVFGRGAWLEFDHIGRVPDAEVVALVTRALAAGQGERLLLSHDRGWYDPALPGGGTPQPYTHLVGSFLPALREAGVDEATVTRLTHDNPFNAFSR, from the coding sequence ATGAGACAATTGATCACCACATTGGGACGTTTCGACCGGGACCAGCTGGGACTGATCCTGCCGCATGAGCATGTCTTTGTGGACCTGCGTACCCCCGACCAGCCCGGCTATGCAGAGGCCGAGGCCGACGATGTCATCCGCTTGATGGCGCCCGAGATTGAAGCGATCAAGGCTCAGGGCGTGACGGCGCTGGTCGAATGCTCCACCGGCGGCGTGGGGCTGAGGGTCGATATCGACCTCGCGGTTTCGAAAGCCACCGGCCTGCCCATCGTCGTCCCCACGGGCAATTATCGTGAGCCGTGGATCCCCGATTGGGTCGCAGAGGCCAGCCTCGAGGCGCTGGAAGCGTGGATGGTTGGCGAGCTGACCGAGGGTATCGGAGACACGGGCGTGGTCGCTGCCTGGATAAAGGTCAGCGCCGGGGACGATGGCATCACCCCGCTCGAAACGCGGATCCTGCGGGCGGCGGCGCGTGCTTCGGCCCGGACCGGGGCCATCATTGGTTCCCATACGATCAAGGGGCGCGTCGTCCTCGACCAGCTCGACATCATCGCATCCGAAGGTGGTTCAGCCGAGCGGTTCATCTCGATCCATACGCAGGAGGAGAAGGATTTTGGTCTCCACCGGGAAGTGTTCGGCCGTGGCGCATGGTTGGAGTTCGACCATATCGGGCGCGTGCCCGATGCAGAGGTGGTCGCTCTCGTCACCCGTGCCCTGGCGGCGGGACAGGGCGAACGGCTGCTGCTGAGCCATGATCGCGGCTGGTATGATCCCGCCCTGCCGGGCGGTGGAACGCCGCAGCCTTATACGCATCTGGTGGGGAGCTTCCTGCCCGCCTTGCGAGAGGCTGGCGTCGATGAGGCAACGGTCACGCGACTAACGCACGACAATCCGTTCAACGCCTTTTCGCGGTGA
- a CDS encoding FliM/FliN family flagellar motor switch protein has product MSTLDHIEVDIIVELGATNMPVHHLLRMGRGAVIELDATEHDPLSIYANNTLVAKGEVNVEDGHLRVLVTEKVFRVG; this is encoded by the coding sequence ATGAGCACACTGGACCATATTGAAGTCGATATAATCGTCGAACTCGGCGCAACCAACATGCCCGTGCATCACCTTTTGCGCATGGGCCGCGGTGCTGTGATCGAACTCGATGCCACCGAGCACGATCCGCTGAGCATTTATGCCAACAACACATTGGTCGCCAAAGGCGAGGTCAATGTCGAGGACGGGCACCTCCGTGTGCTGGTGACGGAAAAAGTTTTCCGCGTCGGCTGA
- a CDS encoding PAS domain S-box protein: MAGNAGTPFPNEMEFVRYALDSAAIVAMTDVRGAITLVNNKFCEISGYSREELVGANHRLLHSGVHDVQFFRDMYRDIANGKVWHGEICNRRKDGAHY, encoded by the coding sequence ATGGCTGGCAATGCGGGCACTCCATTTCCAAACGAAATGGAGTTTGTCAGATATGCGCTCGATAGTGCGGCTATCGTGGCAATGACGGATGTGCGGGGGGCAATAACCCTCGTCAACAACAAGTTCTGCGAGATCAGCGGATATTCCCGCGAAGAACTTGTAGGCGCCAATCACCGTCTTCTCCACTCAGGCGTGCATGACGTACAATTCTTCCGCGATATGTATCGCGACATCGCAAACGGCAAGGTTTGGCACGGCGAAATATGCAACCGGCGCAAGGACGGCGCTCACTATTAG
- a CDS encoding EAL domain-containing protein, with the protein MVPHIGASGKVDSYTAIRFDITARHQAQKELRRIVNIDPMTGIPNRRHFQEHLETALREAQDNARTVHLALLDLDTFKEINDWFGHDVGDRLLRIIAERLSALGRDGYFVARLGGDEFGIVLTGKNDIEVNAIIGEVLAVIRRPIQLADVTRRCTASVGIAMSSPDGISTEDIFKNADLALYRAKELGRDRASMFEQILGDVSRQRNELTRAIEDGLGRGQFLLHYQPVVPMAANGVITLEGLLRWQHPLNGLVAPGAFLTDLRDPGLFAELGMLVVEQAVNDMKAMKRQGLTVGRIAINVTNADFRSDVFIKRFFNLTESAALPPSAFCIEVTEGVFLGRDFADIERRICRLHDAGVEVALDDFGTGFASLTHLRRMPIDRVKIDQTFVANLTQSSADLAIVRGIIDITHGMGKVVTAEGVETRAQVDLLRDLGCDSMQGWYFAKAQAPERLPYVLKHLPSSRAETAAVERIASK; encoded by the coding sequence ATAGTTCCCCATATTGGCGCCAGTGGCAAAGTCGACAGCTACACGGCGATCCGCTTCGACATCACCGCGCGTCACCAGGCACAGAAAGAGCTCCGCCGGATCGTCAACATCGACCCGATGACCGGCATCCCGAATCGCAGGCACTTCCAGGAACACCTCGAAACCGCATTGCGGGAGGCACAAGACAATGCCCGAACCGTCCATCTGGCACTGCTGGACCTCGATACGTTCAAGGAAATCAATGATTGGTTCGGCCACGATGTGGGTGACCGGCTTCTGCGGATCATCGCCGAGCGACTGAGCGCGCTGGGCCGGGATGGCTACTTCGTGGCGCGTTTGGGCGGTGACGAGTTCGGCATCGTCCTCACCGGCAAGAACGATATCGAAGTAAACGCGATCATCGGCGAGGTGCTGGCGGTCATTCGTCGGCCGATCCAATTGGCCGACGTCACGCGGCGTTGCACCGCCAGCGTCGGCATCGCCATGTCTTCGCCGGATGGTATTTCCACCGAGGACATCTTCAAGAACGCCGACCTGGCGCTATACCGCGCCAAGGAATTGGGTCGGGACCGCGCCAGCATGTTCGAGCAGATATTGGGCGACGTTTCACGGCAAAGGAATGAACTGACCCGCGCTATCGAGGACGGTCTTGGACGCGGCCAGTTCCTTTTGCACTATCAGCCCGTCGTGCCGATGGCCGCGAACGGCGTCATCACGCTCGAGGGGCTGTTGCGGTGGCAGCACCCGCTCAATGGGCTCGTCGCACCGGGGGCCTTCCTCACCGATTTGCGTGACCCGGGGCTCTTTGCCGAACTGGGGATGCTCGTCGTGGAGCAGGCGGTCAACGACATGAAGGCGATGAAGCGTCAGGGCCTGACTGTCGGACGTATCGCCATCAACGTGACCAACGCGGATTTCCGGTCGGACGTGTTCATCAAACGCTTCTTCAATCTCACCGAGAGCGCGGCCCTGCCGCCCAGCGCATTCTGCATCGAGGTCACCGAAGGTGTCTTCCTCGGGCGCGATTTCGCCGACATCGAACGAAGGATCTGCCGATTGCACGATGCGGGGGTGGAGGTGGCGCTGGACGATTTCGGCACGGGCTTTGCGAGCCTTACCCATTTGCGGCGAATGCCGATCGACCGGGTCAAGATCGACCAGACCTTCGTGGCCAATCTGACGCAGAGCAGTGCCGACCTCGCGATCGTGCGGGGGATCATCGATATCACCCATGGCATGGGCAAGGTGGTGACGGCGGAAGGCGTGGAAACGCGCGCGCAGGTCGACCTGCTGCGAGATCTCGGATGCGATTCCATGCAGGGGTGGTATTTCGCCAAGGCACAGGCACCCGAGCGCCTGCCCTATGTGCTCAAGCACCTGCCTTCGAGCCGGGCGGAAACGGCTGCTGTGGAGAGAATCGCAAGCAAGTGA